The following coding sequences lie in one Deltaproteobacteria bacterium genomic window:
- a CDS encoding efflux RND transporter periplasmic adaptor subunit, producing MNKQTIIIVGLLVILGGAATYYLLRPTETTKQEQAISHYTCPMHPQIHEEEEGECPICHMKLVPVYKESSSVSPLPLACPEPCRRAEEGGPPEAGRVRGVTISPERQQMIGITTATVMRKPAVKEIRAPGRVAFDADLAVAQTEFLEIAAGSPDLESAARNRLNLLGMGKEEIQELKRRGEPDPALTLPRDGGPVWIYAPLYGTDTTEVKVGQRATMTLPQTGSIYEGVVRGISPVLDPMTRSTRARIEIAGAGGKISPESFLNVTLNLDLGEKLLVPKSAVIETGTRSLVFAVHGSHFSAREVMTGSETADARVILEGLKEGEVVATSAAFLIDSESQLRAAVEGGGGDHHHD from the coding sequence ATGAATAAACAAACCATCATCATCGTCGGATTGTTGGTTATCCTTGGAGGGGCTGCCACCTATTACCTCCTGCGCCCTACAGAAACAACCAAACAGGAGCAGGCAATCAGTCATTATACCTGCCCGATGCACCCGCAGATCCATGAAGAAGAGGAGGGAGAGTGCCCGATCTGCCATATGAAACTGGTGCCCGTTTATAAAGAGTCCTCTTCCGTTAGTCCTCTCCCCTTGGCCTGCCCTGAGCCATGCCGAAGGGCGGAAGAGGGTGGACCGCCGGAGGCAGGACGGGTGAGGGGGGTCACCATCTCCCCCGAACGACAACAAATGATCGGCATCACCACCGCTACAGTGATGAGAAAACCGGCAGTCAAGGAGATCCGGGCACCGGGTCGGGTCGCCTTTGACGCCGATCTTGCAGTCGCACAGACCGAATTTCTGGAGATCGCCGCCGGCTCACCGGACCTTGAATCGGCGGCACGAAACCGACTGAATCTCTTGGGGATGGGGAAAGAAGAGATTCAAGAACTGAAACGCCGCGGTGAGCCGGACCCGGCATTGACCCTTCCCCGCGACGGGGGACCGGTCTGGATCTACGCCCCACTCTACGGCACGGATACAACGGAGGTGAAGGTGGGACAGAGAGCAACAATGACCCTGCCACAGACAGGCAGCATTTATGAAGGTGTGGTACGCGGCATCAGCCCGGTACTGGATCCCATGACCCGTTCGACCCGCGCCCGGATCGAGATTGCGGGTGCCGGCGGCAAGATTTCTCCGGAGAGTTTCCTCAATGTAACACTGAATCTTGATCTGGGAGAGAAACTTCTTGTCCCGAAATCAGCGGTGATTGAAACCGGCACGCGCTCCCTCGTCTTTGCCGTTCATGGATCCCATTTTTCAGCACGGGAGGTCATGACGGGATCGGAGACGGCCGATGCACGCGTGATCCTGGAGGGATTGAAAGAG
- a CDS encoding TolC family protein codes for MSRYLKFLVFLLFWVLESVAPAAETVTLDELLQEVFQNNPDIRAAGYQVEAARARISQAKALDDPMVGVMFEEVPVDTLDVKQGEMINYRLEQKIPFPGKRHVKGKVARFDAQAEQEVSRGRIADVLLDLKMTYYEIYRLDRQLETTKETAELFRQLLASTKTAYATGQTTADTPLKAQVELSILQNEEIKLKQERLTHLVHLKALLNRSGHDEIVLSKNIEFPHLEATLDEVTVGAVESRPELTRLAAIEERDRSKLTAARQGLLPDLSLGLEYNQRTTRQDAWTGTAMVNIPLYFWKNRGEIKEANASLAATRAENESAKIHTQHEIEQAYSAFRAAEEIVQNYEGGILPAASATLKTARTSYRTGKVQFLTLVDAARTLRDLKMTFYENQAGLGIAYTQLERLVGSPLNQKGESDE; via the coding sequence ATGTCCCGTTATTTAAAATTCTTGGTGTTTCTGCTCTTTTGGGTCCTGGAATCTGTCGCACCTGCCGCAGAGACCGTTACCCTGGATGAACTCCTTCAGGAGGTATTCCAGAACAACCCTGATATCCGGGCTGCCGGCTATCAGGTTGAGGCAGCACGGGCTCGGATCTCGCAGGCGAAGGCGCTGGACGATCCGATGGTTGGCGTCATGTTTGAAGAGGTTCCGGTCGATACACTCGACGTCAAGCAGGGAGAGATGATCAACTATCGGCTCGAACAGAAAATCCCTTTCCCGGGTAAACGCCATGTAAAAGGCAAAGTGGCCCGGTTCGATGCGCAGGCGGAGCAAGAGGTCTCTCGTGGTCGAATCGCAGATGTCCTTCTCGATCTTAAAATGACCTATTATGAGATCTACCGACTCGACCGTCAGCTTGAGACAACGAAGGAAACCGCCGAGCTTTTTCGACAACTGCTCGCCTCCACCAAGACCGCCTATGCTACCGGACAAACGACCGCCGATACACCACTCAAGGCCCAGGTAGAGCTCTCGATACTCCAGAATGAGGAGATCAAGCTTAAACAGGAGCGTTTGACCCATCTCGTACACCTCAAGGCACTCCTGAACCGATCGGGGCACGATGAGATCGTTCTATCAAAAAACATCGAATTCCCCCACCTTGAAGCAACATTAGATGAAGTTACGGTGGGCGCCGTTGAATCGCGACCGGAACTGACCAGGCTAGCCGCGATTGAGGAACGCGACCGTTCGAAACTGACCGCCGCACGGCAGGGATTGCTCCCCGATTTGAGTTTGGGGCTGGAATATAACCAGCGAACCACGAGGCAAGATGCCTGGACCGGAACCGCAATGGTCAACATCCCACTCTACTTCTGGAAAAACCGTGGAGAGATCAAAGAGGCGAACGCCTCGCTCGCCGCAACGCGTGCAGAAAATGAATCGGCGAAGATCCACACACAGCACGAGATTGAACAGGCATACAGCGCCTTTCGCGCCGCCGAGGAGATCGTTCAAAATTACGAAGGAGGGATTCTGCCGGCGGCGAGCGCCACCCTCAAGACCGCCCGGACATCGTACCGGACAGGCAAGGTCCAGTTCCTTACCCTGGTAGATGCCGCACGAACGCTGCGTGATCTGAAGATGACGTTCTATGAAAATCAGGCGGGGCTTGGGATAGCCTACACACAGCTTGAAAGGCTCGTCGGTTCCCCACTAAATCAGAAAGGAGAAAGCGATGAATAA
- a CDS encoding FAD-dependent oxidoreductase: MKKGSGFGKFSLFLLLIPSLLVTGCSRCGIPKNAGKTDVLIVGGGISGLVTAHLLKKEGLTYKILELRPRVGGRIQTARYPGNISVEAGLEEFWEGNRAIELLHEFKIPLTSVAPHSSVVVGGKLYPYIQESVDEYLEALFQKGEIEKLKNWEKETLKIVDKIRGRQLEALWHLKEISFGEWVRRSGLPQKVQEWIRVTLEVEIATGWDSLSALDGIDEWEKFIGKGQTGYEVEGGNQRLVDALVQSIGSRNILVNTQVKSIRNTTDGVHITVMETSTLVHKDYEADFVVVTAPLFRLPFEVQFDPPLSSKVQEAIAAQNWGAYFTAHLFLDPAAEKYWMIDGVNTLAILSDGPLGVIYDGNAEEKSPPYRVLNFLCTGAYAEGFNLQPLPAVRQELETALEKFWPGISQYVKKWEFFRYHPRAIAGWPVGRSRFDELSEEVRKPQGRLYFAGDFTENTHSDGAVQSAYRVVQGIVQHKKEP, translated from the coding sequence TTGAAAAAGGGTTCTGGATTCGGAAAGTTCTCCCTCTTTCTTCTCCTGATCCCCTCTCTTCTTGTGACAGGTTGCTCCCGGTGTGGCATTCCAAAAAATGCGGGAAAGACCGATGTCCTGATTGTTGGTGGGGGGATCTCCGGTCTCGTCACGGCTCATCTTCTCAAAAAAGAAGGTCTCACTTATAAAATTCTGGAGCTCCGGCCTCGCGTCGGTGGGAGGATCCAGACCGCCCGTTACCCCGGCAACATCTCTGTGGAGGCCGGTTTGGAGGAGTTTTGGGAGGGGAACCGCGCGATTGAGCTTCTCCATGAATTTAAGATCCCACTGACATCAGTCGCCCCCCACTCGAGTGTCGTTGTTGGCGGAAAATTGTATCCTTATATTCAGGAGAGCGTCGATGAGTACCTTGAGGCGCTCTTTCAAAAGGGCGAGATCGAAAAACTGAAGAACTGGGAGAAGGAGACACTCAAAATAGTCGACAAGATCAGAGGACGGCAGCTTGAAGCACTCTGGCACTTGAAGGAGATCTCTTTCGGTGAATGGGTCCGCCGGTCGGGGCTTCCTCAAAAGGTCCAGGAATGGATTCGTGTAACACTGGAGGTAGAGATCGCCACCGGATGGGATAGCCTCAGCGCGCTTGACGGCATCGATGAGTGGGAAAAATTTATTGGCAAGGGACAAACGGGTTACGAGGTTGAAGGAGGAAACCAGAGGCTCGTTGATGCACTGGTTCAGTCGATCGGGAGTCGAAATATTCTTGTGAATACCCAGGTCAAAAGCATTCGGAACACTACCGACGGCGTCCATATCACCGTCATGGAGACCTCAACACTGGTTCACAAAGATTATGAGGCCGACTTTGTCGTTGTGACAGCCCCGCTCTTCAGACTCCCTTTTGAAGTCCAGTTTGATCCACCGCTTTCTTCCAAGGTGCAGGAGGCGATAGCGGCACAGAACTGGGGGGCCTATTTCACCGCCCATCTCTTTCTCGACCCGGCCGCTGAGAAATACTGGATGATCGATGGTGTCAACACGCTGGCGATCCTCTCCGATGGGCCGTTGGGGGTCATTTATGATGGAAATGCCGAAGAGAAAAGTCCCCCCTACCGCGTGCTAAATTTTCTTTGTACCGGGGCCTATGCCGAAGGATTTAATTTACAGCCCCTCCCGGCGGTTCGCCAGGAATTGGAAACGGCGCTCGAGAAGTTTTGGCCCGGTATCAGTCAATACGTAAAGAAGTGGGAGTTCTTCCGTTATCACCCTCGGGCGATTGCCGGCTGGCCGGTCGGCCGCTCCCGTTTTGATGAGTTGTCCGAAGAGGTTCGAAAACCCCAGGGACGCCTCTACTTTGCCGGCGATTTTACCGAAAACACACACTCCGACGGCGCCGTCCAGTCCGCCTATCGGGTGGTGCAGGGTATCGTTCAACACAAAAAAGAGCCTTGA